The window AACTGACGATTAAACACAAAACATCCCATTTAAAAATGCTCCATTGTGGCTTTAAagggagatttaaaaaaatcacacgATATATTTCTGAGATGCATCGGAGGCGTTTACATGACAAGCTATAACGTTTTCAGTCTAGTGCGCATTTTGATTCAAACCAAAAGCTGCACTGGAATGATAATCACTTGGGCTGGGTGTCCACCTAATGGGAGGCCAAATGGACTTGGCTCTGATTCCGAGCACTGGAGGGATGAGGTGCAATCTTTGCATGCTCCTTTAagacacacttttttttattttgagtaCTGTTATAGCATTTAGTTGGACCTTTTTTAAATGCCTCTGATCACATTGATTctttaaaacacaaactgacTCGTGCGTCAAAGATGTTTTACCCCAAACGTTTTAGGGGaatttgctttgtgttttattcacGCTCTGCGTTTCATGTGAAAACACCAAAGCCACAAGGAAATAttccatttaaacatttaaggTCAATACAAACCAGGAAAGAATggaatttgtttttgttggtttcCTGCTTTACCCCTTCCAGTGATTTGGGCTGGAAATCTGTGCTGTATTATCTGCATGACTTTTTTCAATGAAAAGAACTGGAAATGCAAGTTTGTGGCTGTGTTTCTACTTCCTGATCCCTTAGAGCCTGTTATTTGACTCTGTGTGACCTTCTTTTCACTTCTCTTTTGAATCTCCCATTTTAAATACTCAGATTCTTTTTCAGCCTCTCCTCTTTCACCGAATATTTAAATCGGGCACCTTATAAACATGAAAGCCAGGTGTGACTGAAGGAAAAGTGGGTCCTGGGGGAGGCTGAAGGGATGTTACAGCGCTCTCTTCTCTATCGCCACTAGTTATTTTCATTTACGGCAGTGTTGAGAGGACAGAAGTGATGCTTTTTTAAGCACACGCCAATGCGAAGGGATTGTGGTCTTTTGTTTTGCAATCCCTTTATGGCTGCAATAGGATTTCGGTGGAGTCCTTTAGAGCCTTCTGGCTCAGCTGCTAAACTAGCTTTGATATAAGCAGCTCTCAGGGCTGCTTCCCTGAAGACGCACATCATCCACACCGTGAGAGAACAACTGAAACCCAAATGGTGGCATCGGTGTGGACGGGGCTGACTGAGCGACGCCATAAATCCAGTCTAGATACGTCCAGCCCTCTTCGTCATGGGAGGAtgcagctctgagctgatgCTCTGGTCCTTATTCCCCTCTGGTTGTTTTCAACTCCGCTATCTGCCTCTAAGCAGATGGTTTAAAGTCTGAGCATTTAGGTAATAGGGTTAAGCGACCTCCGTCTTCTTCTAGCTGTTAAGCCATTGTCGAGCCATTAGTTTTAGTACTTTGATAGTGCTAAGAGAACTTTGGAGCCAATATGAACAGTTTAGTGAAAAGGTGGGTTAGTCTGCACAACAGTAACTGAGTCTTTTCTGTGTATTTACGTCTTTAATTTGACTGACTTTGTCGTCCTTGAAGAGGCTGAGCGAGCTTCAAACATCAGTCCATGTGCTCCTGAAGCTTTGCGGGCAGCTCATCCAGCGAGCAGATCCGATGCTGTCTAGGAACATCGAGCTGGGCCCCCTTATCCAGTCTGTCCAACAGAACCCCGTGGATGCCCACAGAGCGAGAGGCGAGGTAATCGTTCACGTAGTGATCGCCAACATGGGCCACGTTAGCAGCTGGTACGCCGCATCTCCGCAGCGCCTGATGGAAGATAGCTGGGCTTGGCTTGGCTACACCTGCTTCCTCTGACGTTATTAAGAAGCTGAAGTGTGACAAAAGGCCACAAACACGTAAAATCTCTTCCAGGCGAATGTCGAAGTTTGATACCACGGCAAGATTCAGTCCTGAAGAGGCACATCTTTCCAGAGCCTTCTGCGAGTCCGGAAATaccttaaaaacaaataaaatagaaCCCATtttggagaggagacagaaaaactgGGTATTTATCATTATCTAGTGGCATCTCCAACTTACCTCCCAGGTCCCTGCACTGCAGAAGTTATGGTA is drawn from Takifugu rubripes chromosome 19, fTakRub1.2, whole genome shotgun sequence and contains these coding sequences:
- the hdhd3 gene encoding haloacid dehalogenase-like hydrolase domain-containing protein 3 gives rise to the protein MRAAVRWVLWDVKDTLLRVRTSVGEQYCQEAERMGLKLSPPEVQLAFQQSYRHYSNTYPNYGVSQGMNGRSWWIGLVRDTFSRCRVEDPLLIDTMAQNLYHNFCSAGTWEVFPDSQKALERCASSGLNLAVVSNFDIRLEEILRVCGLLSHFSFLITSEEAGVAKPSPAIFHQALRRCGVPAANVAHVGDHYVNDYLASRSVGIHGVLLDRLDKGAQLDVPRQHRICSLDELPAKLQEHMD